A single Verrucomicrobiota bacterium DNA region contains:
- a CDS encoding DUF4372 domain-containing protein encodes MTLEFCHEAEVKKKSINSTTSKFTVLHQVCNHIPSHAVSEAAREQGSEDHSRTFSHWSHLVSLI; translated from the coding sequence TTGACGCTTGAATTCTGCCACGAGGCAGAAGTGAAAAAGAAAAGCATCAACTCAACCACGAGCAAGTTCACAGTTCTTCATCAGGTTTGCAATCATATCCCGTCGCACGCGGTCAGCGAGGCGGCTCGGGAACAGGGTTCGGAGGATCATTCGCGAACGTTCAGCCACTGGAGCCACTTGGTCAGCCTGATC